In a genomic window of Gadus macrocephalus chromosome 9, ASM3116895v1:
- the plekhg7 gene encoding pleckstrin homology domain-containing family G member 7 isoform X1, translating to MPGGGDTEECCRDNHLTLKPAKQSSPYLTREPFLQSWPLYDDPGVNMSALNQVVLTDADQRVENNLDWSDIEWRETELPNAVVANAQTQTEQLLTSEAEAQTSHAVVMHIDLERTPSRLRHGAVMEAEGLGGPLLQFDRQALGRISTSPTLRRIRSSRRSQPGVWMESTQEEPGAAPRDPQPPAGPVSPGPRHMVSPLAPSPLCDGAVQLENGAGSSTSSSTGRQRTRSQRSKTFEDRTSCPREGSPGGTSCPREGSPGGTCWSREGSPGQHPTDFEFPCHKGQEQEPDRTRLQERRRSSVVVSIPGLDVSPGDLFVSNGSADRLNGSALSDTKKSKWPFVRRSTTKGKISISTVSTIENHLSSAHIQDWRNTEFQKYKSWCLAEFLQDQSPQLERPPAPQGTRRLEGLWELFTSEAVYFLDQLMVLKEVFLATLENLQARHCLVDLDPWRLFANINELCLVSFGFLKSLLRVVKDTWELPPEGGGACLPELLSQAFQERVCHCLQKYCLNYSAALQYLDCLKAREDFGCYLKWCERKEQCRRLQLRDLLVAPMQRLTRYPLLLRNMAKRSAGAEGAALQAVAEQVDTSICNLEGEVKWLDNYQQVKQLRDALVWLPVWERDKRAFVPESLKHLLKTVTLDNLINHRSLLHDGKLIATENTKMVDVYLFLFDEFLLITKIKRNKKRSAALEQAQSPDLDQLLKEGCTFTVVDQPVSLDRLHMKNIDQLNATASGLPHSFILMHQSRYQQCMGAFILQAPCDAVKKAWMSKIEGAVTALLKLDSQQPRVKNASRWLESSQI from the exons atgcCAGGTGGTGGTGACACAGAGGAATGCTGCAGGGATAACCATCTGACACTGAAGCCAGCCAAGCAGAGCAGTCCCTATCTGACCAGAGAGCCTTTTCTACAGTCCTGGCCACTGTATGATGACCCTGGGGTCAACATGTCCGCCCTGAACCAAGTCGTCCTCACCGATGCGGACCAACGTGTGGAAAATAACCTGGACTGGAGTGACATCGAGTGGCGGGAAACAGAGCTGCCCAACGCGGTTGTAGCCAACGCCCAGACGCAGACGGAGCAGCTGCTGACGTCGGAGGCGGAGGCCCAGACCAGCCACGCCGTCGTCATGCACATCGACCTTGAGCGGACCCCCTCCAGGCTGAGGCACGGGGCCGTGATGGAGGCCGAGGGCCTCGGAGGGCCACTGTTGCAGTTCGACCGGCAGGCACTGGGTCGgatctccacctcccccaccctgaGGAGGATACGCAGCAGCCGGCGGTCCCAGCCTGGGGTCTGGATGGAGAGCACGCAGGAGGAGCCCGGCGCGGCCCCGAGAGACCCCCAGCCCCCGGCCGGCCCCGTGTCTCCTGGCCCCAGACACATGGTGTCCCCTCTGGCCCCCAGTCCCCTCTGTGACGGGGCCGTCCAGCTGGAGAACGGCGCTgggtcctccacctcttcctccaccgGCAGACAGAGGACCCGCTCCCAGAGGTCCAAGACCTTTGAGGACAGGACCTCCTGCCCCAGGGAGGGGTCTCCAGGCGGGACCTCCTGCCCCAGGGAGGGGTCTCCAGGTGGGACCTGCTGGTCCAGAGAGGGGTCTCCAGGCCAACATCCAACCGACTTTGAGTTCCCCTGTCATAAAGGACAG GAGCAGGAGCCCGATCGCACTAG GCTGCAGGAGCGGCGGCGGAGCTCGGTGGTGGTCAGCATTCCCGGTCTGGACGTGTCCCCCGGCGACCTGTTCGTGTCTAACGGATCCGCAGACAGGCTGAACGGTTCCGCCCTCTCTG ACACGAAGAAGTCCAAATGGCCGTTCGTACGGCGCAGCACG ACCAAAGGGAAGATCTCCATCAGCACAGTGTCAACCATCGAGAACCACCTGTCCTCAGCACACATTCAAGACTGGAGGAACACAGAGTTTCAGAAATATAAG AGCTGGTGCCTCGCTGAATTCCTGCAGGACCAGTCCCCCCAGCTGGAgcgtcccccagccccccagggCACCAGGCGACTGGAGGGCCTGTGGGAGCTCTTCACCAGCGAGGCCGTCTACTTCCTGGACCAGCTCATGGTTCtaaaggag GTGTTCCTGGCCACGCTGGAGAACCTGCAGGCCAGACACTGTCTGGTTGACCTGGACCCCTGGAGGCTGTTTGCCAACATCAACGAGCTATGTCTG GTGAGCTTTGGCTTCCTCAAGAGTCTCCTGCGCGTCGTTAAGGACACCTGGGAGCTCCCtccggaggggggcggggcctgtctGCCCGAGCTGCTGAGTCAG gcctTCCAGGAGAGGGTGTGCCACTGCCTGCAGAAGTACTGCCTCAACTACTCAGCTGCGCTGCAGTACCTGGACTGCCTTAAGGCCAGGGAGGACTTTGGCTGTTATCTGAAG TGGTGTGAGAGGAAGGAGCAGTGCCGCCGGCTGCAGCTGCGGGACCTGCTGGTGGCTCCCATGCAGCGGCTGACCCGCTACCCCCTGCTGCTGCGCAACATGGCCAAGAGGAGCGCCGGGGCGGAGGGCGCCGCCCTGCAGGCCGTGGCCGAGCAGGTGGACACCTCCATAT GCAATTTGGAGGGCGAGGTGAAGTGGTTGGACAACTACCAGCAGGTGAAGCAGTTGAGGGACGCTCTGGTGTGGCTGCcggtgtgggagagagacaagcgGGCGTTTGTACCCGAG AGTTTGAAACACCTGCTGAAGACTGTCACCTTGGATAACCTTATTAATCACCGAAGCCTGTTGCATGATGGGAAACTCATTGCCACAG AGAATACCAAGATGGTGGACGTTTATCTGTTCCTGTTTGATGAGTTCCTCTTGATCACCAAGataaagagaaacaaaaag CGGTCGGCCGCCCTTGAGCAGGCTCAGAGCCCGGACCTGGACCAGCTCCTGAAGGAGGGCTGTACCTTCACCGTGGTGGACCAGCCCGTCTCTCTGGACCGCCTGCACATGAAGAACATCGACCAGCTCAACGCTACAG CATCAGGACTACCTCACTCCTTTATCCTCATGCATCAGAGCCGCTACCAGCAGTGTATGGGAGCGTTCATCCTCCAAGCGCCCTGCGACGCCGTCAAG AAAGCGTGGATGTCCAAGATAGAGGGCGCTGTGACGGCACTGCTGAAACTGGACTCTCAGCAGCCGCGGGTCAAGAATGCCTCCCGGTGGCTGGAGTCCTCCCAGATATGA
- the plekhg7 gene encoding pleckstrin homology domain-containing family G member 7 isoform X3 translates to MPGGGDTEECCRDNHLTLKPAKQSSPYLTREPFLQSWPLYDDPGVNMSALNQVVLTDADQRVENNLDWSDIEWRETELPNAVVANAQTQTEQLLTSEAEAQTSHAVVMHIDLERTPSRLRHGAVMEAEGLGGPLLQFDRQALGRISTSPTLRRIRSSRRSQPGVWMESTQEEPGAAPRDPQPPAGPVSPGPRHMVSPLAPSPLCDGAVQLENGAGSSTSSSTGRQRTRSQRSKTFEDRTSCPREGSPGGTSCPREGSPGGTCWSREGSPGQHPTDFEFPCHKGQEQEPDRTRLQERRRSSVVVSIPGLDVSPGDLFVSNGSADRLNGSALSDTKKSKWPFVRRSTTKGKISISTVSTIENHLSSAHIQDWRNTEFQKYKSWCLAEFLQDQSPQLERPPAPQGTRRLEGLWELFTSEAVYFLDQLMVLKEVFLATLENLQARHCLVDLDPWRLFANINELCLVSFGFLKSLLRVVKDTWELPPEGGGACLPELLSQAFQERVCHCLQKYCLNYSAALQYLDCLKAREDFGCYLKWCERKEQCRRLQLRDLLVAPMQRLTRYPLLLRNMAKRSAGAEGAALQAVAEQVDTSICNLEGEVKWLDNYQQVKQLRDALVWLPVWERDKRAFVPESLKHLLKTVTLDNLINHRSLLHDGKLIATENTKMVDVYLFLFDEFLLITKIKRNKKLNPLSWSPAVGRP, encoded by the exons atgcCAGGTGGTGGTGACACAGAGGAATGCTGCAGGGATAACCATCTGACACTGAAGCCAGCCAAGCAGAGCAGTCCCTATCTGACCAGAGAGCCTTTTCTACAGTCCTGGCCACTGTATGATGACCCTGGGGTCAACATGTCCGCCCTGAACCAAGTCGTCCTCACCGATGCGGACCAACGTGTGGAAAATAACCTGGACTGGAGTGACATCGAGTGGCGGGAAACAGAGCTGCCCAACGCGGTTGTAGCCAACGCCCAGACGCAGACGGAGCAGCTGCTGACGTCGGAGGCGGAGGCCCAGACCAGCCACGCCGTCGTCATGCACATCGACCTTGAGCGGACCCCCTCCAGGCTGAGGCACGGGGCCGTGATGGAGGCCGAGGGCCTCGGAGGGCCACTGTTGCAGTTCGACCGGCAGGCACTGGGTCGgatctccacctcccccaccctgaGGAGGATACGCAGCAGCCGGCGGTCCCAGCCTGGGGTCTGGATGGAGAGCACGCAGGAGGAGCCCGGCGCGGCCCCGAGAGACCCCCAGCCCCCGGCCGGCCCCGTGTCTCCTGGCCCCAGACACATGGTGTCCCCTCTGGCCCCCAGTCCCCTCTGTGACGGGGCCGTCCAGCTGGAGAACGGCGCTgggtcctccacctcttcctccaccgGCAGACAGAGGACCCGCTCCCAGAGGTCCAAGACCTTTGAGGACAGGACCTCCTGCCCCAGGGAGGGGTCTCCAGGCGGGACCTCCTGCCCCAGGGAGGGGTCTCCAGGTGGGACCTGCTGGTCCAGAGAGGGGTCTCCAGGCCAACATCCAACCGACTTTGAGTTCCCCTGTCATAAAGGACAG GAGCAGGAGCCCGATCGCACTAG GCTGCAGGAGCGGCGGCGGAGCTCGGTGGTGGTCAGCATTCCCGGTCTGGACGTGTCCCCCGGCGACCTGTTCGTGTCTAACGGATCCGCAGACAGGCTGAACGGTTCCGCCCTCTCTG ACACGAAGAAGTCCAAATGGCCGTTCGTACGGCGCAGCACG ACCAAAGGGAAGATCTCCATCAGCACAGTGTCAACCATCGAGAACCACCTGTCCTCAGCACACATTCAAGACTGGAGGAACACAGAGTTTCAGAAATATAAG AGCTGGTGCCTCGCTGAATTCCTGCAGGACCAGTCCCCCCAGCTGGAgcgtcccccagccccccagggCACCAGGCGACTGGAGGGCCTGTGGGAGCTCTTCACCAGCGAGGCCGTCTACTTCCTGGACCAGCTCATGGTTCtaaaggag GTGTTCCTGGCCACGCTGGAGAACCTGCAGGCCAGACACTGTCTGGTTGACCTGGACCCCTGGAGGCTGTTTGCCAACATCAACGAGCTATGTCTG GTGAGCTTTGGCTTCCTCAAGAGTCTCCTGCGCGTCGTTAAGGACACCTGGGAGCTCCCtccggaggggggcggggcctgtctGCCCGAGCTGCTGAGTCAG gcctTCCAGGAGAGGGTGTGCCACTGCCTGCAGAAGTACTGCCTCAACTACTCAGCTGCGCTGCAGTACCTGGACTGCCTTAAGGCCAGGGAGGACTTTGGCTGTTATCTGAAG TGGTGTGAGAGGAAGGAGCAGTGCCGCCGGCTGCAGCTGCGGGACCTGCTGGTGGCTCCCATGCAGCGGCTGACCCGCTACCCCCTGCTGCTGCGCAACATGGCCAAGAGGAGCGCCGGGGCGGAGGGCGCCGCCCTGCAGGCCGTGGCCGAGCAGGTGGACACCTCCATAT GCAATTTGGAGGGCGAGGTGAAGTGGTTGGACAACTACCAGCAGGTGAAGCAGTTGAGGGACGCTCTGGTGTGGCTGCcggtgtgggagagagacaagcgGGCGTTTGTACCCGAG AGTTTGAAACACCTGCTGAAGACTGTCACCTTGGATAACCTTATTAATCACCGAAGCCTGTTGCATGATGGGAAACTCATTGCCACAG AGAATACCAAGATGGTGGACGTTTATCTGTTCCTGTTTGATGAGTTCCTCTTGATCACCAAGataaagagaaacaaaaag CTGAaccccctctcctggtctccaGCGGTCGGCCGCCCTTGA
- the plekhg7 gene encoding pleckstrin homology domain-containing family G member 7 isoform X2 — protein MSALNQVVLTDADQRVENNLDWSDIEWRETELPNAVVANAQTQTEQLLTSEAEAQTSHAVVMHIDLERTPSRLRHGAVMEAEGLGGPLLQFDRQALGRISTSPTLRRIRSSRRSQPGVWMESTQEEPGAAPRDPQPPAGPVSPGPRHMVSPLAPSPLCDGAVQLENGAGSSTSSSTGRQRTRSQRSKTFEDRTSCPREGSPGGTSCPREGSPGGTCWSREGSPGQHPTDFEFPCHKGQEQEPDRTRLQERRRSSVVVSIPGLDVSPGDLFVSNGSADRLNGSALSDTKKSKWPFVRRSTTKGKISISTVSTIENHLSSAHIQDWRNTEFQKYKSWCLAEFLQDQSPQLERPPAPQGTRRLEGLWELFTSEAVYFLDQLMVLKEVFLATLENLQARHCLVDLDPWRLFANINELCLVSFGFLKSLLRVVKDTWELPPEGGGACLPELLSQAFQERVCHCLQKYCLNYSAALQYLDCLKAREDFGCYLKWCERKEQCRRLQLRDLLVAPMQRLTRYPLLLRNMAKRSAGAEGAALQAVAEQVDTSICNLEGEVKWLDNYQQVKQLRDALVWLPVWERDKRAFVPESLKHLLKTVTLDNLINHRSLLHDGKLIATENTKMVDVYLFLFDEFLLITKIKRNKKRSAALEQAQSPDLDQLLKEGCTFTVVDQPVSLDRLHMKNIDQLNATASGLPHSFILMHQSRYQQCMGAFILQAPCDAVKKAWMSKIEGAVTALLKLDSQQPRVKNASRWLESSQI, from the exons ATGTCCGCCCTGAACCAAGTCGTCCTCACCGATGCGGACCAACGTGTGGAAAATAACCTGGACTGGAGTGACATCGAGTGGCGGGAAACAGAGCTGCCCAACGCGGTTGTAGCCAACGCCCAGACGCAGACGGAGCAGCTGCTGACGTCGGAGGCGGAGGCCCAGACCAGCCACGCCGTCGTCATGCACATCGACCTTGAGCGGACCCCCTCCAGGCTGAGGCACGGGGCCGTGATGGAGGCCGAGGGCCTCGGAGGGCCACTGTTGCAGTTCGACCGGCAGGCACTGGGTCGgatctccacctcccccaccctgaGGAGGATACGCAGCAGCCGGCGGTCCCAGCCTGGGGTCTGGATGGAGAGCACGCAGGAGGAGCCCGGCGCGGCCCCGAGAGACCCCCAGCCCCCGGCCGGCCCCGTGTCTCCTGGCCCCAGACACATGGTGTCCCCTCTGGCCCCCAGTCCCCTCTGTGACGGGGCCGTCCAGCTGGAGAACGGCGCTgggtcctccacctcttcctccaccgGCAGACAGAGGACCCGCTCCCAGAGGTCCAAGACCTTTGAGGACAGGACCTCCTGCCCCAGGGAGGGGTCTCCAGGCGGGACCTCCTGCCCCAGGGAGGGGTCTCCAGGTGGGACCTGCTGGTCCAGAGAGGGGTCTCCAGGCCAACATCCAACCGACTTTGAGTTCCCCTGTCATAAAGGACAG GAGCAGGAGCCCGATCGCACTAG GCTGCAGGAGCGGCGGCGGAGCTCGGTGGTGGTCAGCATTCCCGGTCTGGACGTGTCCCCCGGCGACCTGTTCGTGTCTAACGGATCCGCAGACAGGCTGAACGGTTCCGCCCTCTCTG ACACGAAGAAGTCCAAATGGCCGTTCGTACGGCGCAGCACG ACCAAAGGGAAGATCTCCATCAGCACAGTGTCAACCATCGAGAACCACCTGTCCTCAGCACACATTCAAGACTGGAGGAACACAGAGTTTCAGAAATATAAG AGCTGGTGCCTCGCTGAATTCCTGCAGGACCAGTCCCCCCAGCTGGAgcgtcccccagccccccagggCACCAGGCGACTGGAGGGCCTGTGGGAGCTCTTCACCAGCGAGGCCGTCTACTTCCTGGACCAGCTCATGGTTCtaaaggag GTGTTCCTGGCCACGCTGGAGAACCTGCAGGCCAGACACTGTCTGGTTGACCTGGACCCCTGGAGGCTGTTTGCCAACATCAACGAGCTATGTCTG GTGAGCTTTGGCTTCCTCAAGAGTCTCCTGCGCGTCGTTAAGGACACCTGGGAGCTCCCtccggaggggggcggggcctgtctGCCCGAGCTGCTGAGTCAG gcctTCCAGGAGAGGGTGTGCCACTGCCTGCAGAAGTACTGCCTCAACTACTCAGCTGCGCTGCAGTACCTGGACTGCCTTAAGGCCAGGGAGGACTTTGGCTGTTATCTGAAG TGGTGTGAGAGGAAGGAGCAGTGCCGCCGGCTGCAGCTGCGGGACCTGCTGGTGGCTCCCATGCAGCGGCTGACCCGCTACCCCCTGCTGCTGCGCAACATGGCCAAGAGGAGCGCCGGGGCGGAGGGCGCCGCCCTGCAGGCCGTGGCCGAGCAGGTGGACACCTCCATAT GCAATTTGGAGGGCGAGGTGAAGTGGTTGGACAACTACCAGCAGGTGAAGCAGTTGAGGGACGCTCTGGTGTGGCTGCcggtgtgggagagagacaagcgGGCGTTTGTACCCGAG AGTTTGAAACACCTGCTGAAGACTGTCACCTTGGATAACCTTATTAATCACCGAAGCCTGTTGCATGATGGGAAACTCATTGCCACAG AGAATACCAAGATGGTGGACGTTTATCTGTTCCTGTTTGATGAGTTCCTCTTGATCACCAAGataaagagaaacaaaaag CGGTCGGCCGCCCTTGAGCAGGCTCAGAGCCCGGACCTGGACCAGCTCCTGAAGGAGGGCTGTACCTTCACCGTGGTGGACCAGCCCGTCTCTCTGGACCGCCTGCACATGAAGAACATCGACCAGCTCAACGCTACAG CATCAGGACTACCTCACTCCTTTATCCTCATGCATCAGAGCCGCTACCAGCAGTGTATGGGAGCGTTCATCCTCCAAGCGCCCTGCGACGCCGTCAAG AAAGCGTGGATGTCCAAGATAGAGGGCGCTGTGACGGCACTGCTGAAACTGGACTCTCAGCAGCCGCGGGTCAAGAATGCCTCCCGGTGGCTGGAGTCCTCCCAGATATGA